In a single window of the Maridesulfovibrio bastinii DSM 16055 genome:
- a CDS encoding DUF2730 family protein yields MTEHIETLNLILKVVQILVIPLAGLFIRQIMALRKEVEALKVKVTENEAKLCNMPDSTALHSIAISLERLRGDVVGLGAEMGGMKDVLQKVDRIVERQENYLLNNGGK; encoded by the coding sequence GTGACCGAACACATTGAAACATTAAATCTCATTCTCAAGGTCGTTCAGATACTGGTTATCCCTCTTGCTGGTCTTTTTATCCGTCAGATCATGGCTCTGCGAAAAGAAGTAGAAGCCCTAAAAGTTAAGGTTACTGAGAACGAAGCTAAACTCTGCAATATGCCCGACAGCACGGCCCTGCATAGTATCGCCATTTCCCTTGAACGGTTGCGTGGGGATGTCGTCGGTTTAGGGGCAGAAATGGGCGGCATGAAAGACGTTCTCCAGAAAGTGGATCGCATTGTTGAACGCCAAGAAAACTATCTGCTCAATAACGGAGGTAAATAA
- a CDS encoding D-Ala-D-Ala carboxypeptidase family metallohydrolase, translating into MISLSDNFTLHEFTRSQTAARLGKRVTIDLTSLEYANLVTLCKEVLQPLRGLLYRPITITSGYRPAWLNEAVGGSDHSAHLEGRAADIVISGMTPRDVAFHLAHSGLPFDQCIVEFGQWVHISIAKPGEEPRRQVLTASKRGNATIYKDGL; encoded by the coding sequence ATGATCTCGCTAAGTGACAATTTCACTCTCCACGAATTTACGCGCTCCCAGACAGCCGCAAGGCTGGGTAAACGGGTAACGATTGATCTTACTTCTCTCGAATACGCCAATCTGGTAACGCTCTGCAAGGAAGTCCTGCAGCCTCTGCGCGGACTGCTGTACCGTCCCATAACCATTACATCCGGCTACCGCCCCGCATGGCTGAATGAGGCCGTGGGCGGCTCAGACCATTCCGCTCACCTTGAAGGCCGCGCCGCAGATATCGTCATATCCGGTATGACACCCCGTGATGTAGCCTTCCACCTTGCCCACTCCGGGCTCCCCTTTGATCAATGCATAGTCGAGTTCGGTCAGTGGGTACATATCTCCATTGCCAAGCCGGGTGAAGAACCCCGCCGCCAAGTGCTGACGGCTAGTAAAAGAGGCAATGCCACCATCTACAAGGATGGTCTGTAA
- a CDS encoding helix-turn-helix domain-containing protein, which translates to MSKSLQFYLDRINPKMITAARELRGFTKKDVASKLGKTPAAITKFENGSLLPELDTFFSLASILEVPPAFFAKDDQSTYHFELSDCFFRGKANVSMKEKRLITREGKQASELYVFFKSKGIIFPKDNVLKKEQETSSGKEIEELALNMRNHFGLGFGPIDNLMRTLEANGVFIVNMSGKVSKKIDAFSVKSEENPIIFVYKDKIPSRLLFDIAHEIGHIALHEGVEHGAQQETEANRFASAFLMPWSVFKEQCPRRWSLKAFLEMKKRWRVSISAMLYRAKTLSLISESSYKRAMINLSEQGYRQKEPGESEREKPSLCKEALNLLKDTTTFNEIKNHLVLSGKETEKILLDQCVEQSIIEELKSKNFSQTQGELLRFDPQK; encoded by the coding sequence ATGAGTAAAAGTCTACAATTCTACCTAGATAGAATTAATCCAAAGATGATAACAGCGGCCAGAGAGCTACGTGGTTTTACCAAGAAAGATGTTGCATCTAAACTTGGTAAAACTCCTGCAGCTATAACTAAATTTGAAAATGGGTCGCTGTTACCTGAACTGGATACTTTTTTTTCACTTGCCAGCATTCTTGAAGTTCCACCAGCTTTTTTCGCTAAAGACGATCAATCTACCTATCACTTCGAATTGTCAGATTGTTTTTTCAGAGGCAAAGCAAATGTAAGCATGAAAGAGAAAAGGCTTATAACTAGGGAAGGTAAACAAGCTAGTGAATTATATGTTTTTTTTAAGTCAAAGGGTATCATTTTCCCTAAAGACAATGTCCTAAAAAAAGAGCAAGAGACTTCTTCTGGAAAGGAAATTGAAGAATTAGCTCTGAATATGCGTAATCATTTTGGTTTAGGATTTGGCCCTATAGATAATTTGATGCGTACACTTGAAGCAAATGGTGTTTTTATCGTTAACATGTCTGGCAAGGTCTCTAAAAAAATTGATGCTTTTTCAGTAAAGTCAGAAGAAAATCCTATTATCTTTGTTTACAAGGATAAAATACCAAGCCGTTTATTATTTGATATTGCACATGAAATTGGACATATAGCTTTACATGAAGGAGTTGAGCACGGTGCCCAACAAGAGACTGAAGCAAATCGGTTTGCAAGTGCATTCTTAATGCCATGGTCTGTATTTAAAGAACAATGCCCAAGAAGATGGAGTCTAAAAGCATTTTTAGAAATGAAAAAACGCTGGCGTGTCTCAATTTCGGCTATGCTGTATAGAGCCAAGACTTTAAGCCTAATTTCTGAGTCTTCCTACAAAAGAGCTATGATAAACCTCTCTGAACAAGGCTATCGACAGAAAGAGCCTGGCGAATCAGAGAGAGAAAAACCAAGTCTCTGCAAAGAAGCTTTAAATCTTTTAAAGGATACTACGACTTTTAATGAAATTAAAAATCATTTAGTCTTATCCGGTAAAGAAACAGAAAAAATTCTTTTAGATCAGTGTGTAGAACAATCCATTATTGAAGAATTAAAATCTAAAAATTTTTCTCAGACTCAAGGAGAATTACTTCGATTTGACCCTCAAAAATAG
- a CDS encoding terminase gpP N-terminus-related DNA-binding protein, whose translation MGKELPAEVRYQAEELYCLMRMSLKAVAEEVGVAYTTVQRWAKVYGWREMRARIAEAECGRRANLILANATFLQKALDKGDAQSAFAVAALEKVALQRAEFERAGNFFESATDVDSEIRTTDDMAKALRDAVTMKLNRMLNDPSQVDFKAVADIQKASKIIEEMETKNNEDQATDSGNGVTSDTLGKMLDALK comes from the coding sequence ATGGGCAAGGAGCTGCCAGCAGAAGTCCGCTACCAGGCAGAGGAGCTTTATTGCCTTATGCGTATGTCACTCAAGGCCGTGGCTGAAGAGGTAGGGGTTGCCTATACCACAGTTCAGCGGTGGGCCAAGGTCTATGGTTGGCGGGAGATGCGAGCTCGGATTGCCGAGGCAGAGTGTGGCCGCCGTGCAAATCTTATTCTGGCTAATGCAACGTTTCTCCAAAAGGCATTGGACAAAGGTGACGCTCAGTCCGCGTTTGCAGTTGCTGCTTTGGAGAAGGTTGCACTTCAAAGAGCCGAGTTTGAACGGGCCGGTAATTTTTTTGAGTCAGCTACGGATGTGGATTCTGAGATCAGAACCACAGACGACATGGCCAAGGCCCTGCGCGATGCTGTGACTATGAAGTTGAACAGAATGCTGAATGACCCTTCCCAAGTCGATTTTAAAGCAGTGGCAGATATTCAGAAGGCCTCCAAAATTATCGAAGAAATGGAAACCAAGAACAATGAGGATCAGGCCACGGACTCTGGGAATGGAGTTACAAGTGACACCCTTGGCAAGATGCTCGATGCACTTAAATAG
- a CDS encoding holin family protein, whose amino-acid sequence MSVLGAVKIGKEVGDAAGGVIGAIGKLFDDLFTSDEEREEAKLKLFQMYQNGDLTELDARIKVMLAEMNGNWLQRSWRPILMLTIVAIVANNYLLYPYLSLFWTKAPEIVLPVELWELMKIGVGGYTVGRSAEKFADIWRSKK is encoded by the coding sequence ATGAGTGTTTTAGGAGCTGTAAAAATCGGCAAAGAGGTCGGCGATGCCGCTGGTGGGGTAATAGGTGCCATCGGTAAACTCTTCGATGACCTGTTCACCTCAGACGAGGAGCGGGAAGAGGCAAAGTTGAAGTTGTTCCAAATGTACCAGAACGGCGATCTCACCGAACTTGATGCCCGTATCAAGGTCATGCTTGCCGAAATGAACGGTAACTGGTTGCAGCGTTCATGGCGGCCCATTCTCATGCTGACCATCGTGGCCATCGTAGCGAACAACTACCTGCTTTACCCATATCTCTCGCTGTTTTGGACCAAAGCACCGGAAATAGTTCTCCCCGTTGAGCTCTGGGAACTCATGAAAATCGGTGTTGGTGGTTACACCGTTGGACGCAGTGCCGAGAAATTCGCTGATATTTGGAGAAGCAAAAAGTGA
- a CDS encoding terminase large subunit domain-containing protein, whose amino-acid sequence MKIKLLPYQHELREALAVNDVVVVRKSRRTGYSWGAGWVATEYAAKQKAEGGMNVYYMGYNLEMAREFIEYVGEDAKYLELGASAIGETLFGDVNDPDNQIQAFRIKFKQGRVISLPSNPRSLRGIQGLLIVDEAAFHNDLAELLKAALAIIMWGGKVLIISTHNGEDNPFNELVEDILAKKLPYKLLTCDFDRAIDEGLYKRICERTGRQWSQKEQDEWREEIIISYGAGADEELFCIPSRTGGAWITRNLIESCMSTDFPVIRFEPPSADFVDWPLERAASEILDWCEEHLKPVLEILSAKHNHFFGEDFGRSGDLTVICPLAELESLFLQVPFILELRNVPFRSQEQILAYVVDRLPRFRGGALDARGNGQALAEFARQKYGADLIAEVMLSQGWYRDNMPVLKIQFEDRTLLIPKHRDILDDLRGLKLKQGIPSPPDSRQNSGSGQRHNDSAVALALALFARNSIESVPWEPPVTAGTSYSSMLTQGFKL is encoded by the coding sequence ATGAAAATTAAGCTCCTACCTTATCAGCATGAACTACGCGAAGCATTAGCTGTAAATGATGTTGTCGTCGTTAGGAAATCCCGCCGGACCGGTTATTCATGGGGAGCTGGTTGGGTTGCCACTGAATACGCAGCAAAGCAAAAAGCAGAAGGCGGCATGAACGTATACTACATGGGCTACAATCTTGAAATGGCCCGTGAATTTATTGAATACGTTGGTGAAGATGCTAAATATCTTGAGCTGGGAGCCTCTGCCATTGGTGAAACACTATTTGGCGATGTTAACGACCCTGATAACCAAATACAGGCATTCAGAATCAAATTTAAACAAGGCCGGGTTATAAGTCTGCCAAGTAATCCCCGTAGCCTACGCGGTATTCAGGGCTTGTTAATTGTAGATGAAGCCGCGTTTCATAATGATTTAGCCGAGCTGCTTAAAGCAGCTCTGGCAATTATCATGTGGGGCGGCAAGGTGCTCATTATCTCAACGCATAACGGCGAAGATAACCCGTTTAATGAACTGGTTGAAGATATCCTGGCTAAAAAGCTGCCTTACAAACTCCTGACCTGTGACTTTGACCGCGCCATTGATGAGGGACTTTACAAACGAATCTGCGAGAGAACAGGACGCCAGTGGTCTCAAAAAGAACAGGACGAATGGCGAGAAGAAATTATCATATCTTACGGGGCAGGAGCAGACGAAGAACTTTTCTGCATTCCATCTCGTACAGGTGGAGCTTGGATCACTCGTAATCTGATTGAATCCTGCATGAGTACAGACTTTCCTGTAATCCGTTTCGAGCCTCCTTCAGCAGATTTTGTTGATTGGCCGTTAGAACGTGCTGCCTCCGAAATCCTTGATTGGTGTGAAGAACATTTGAAGCCGGTTCTGGAAATATTATCCGCCAAGCATAATCATTTTTTCGGCGAAGATTTCGGACGTAGCGGTGACCTGACAGTTATTTGCCCACTGGCCGAGCTTGAATCTCTTTTCCTGCAAGTTCCTTTCATACTGGAGCTGCGCAATGTGCCTTTTCGCAGTCAGGAGCAGATACTTGCTTATGTTGTTGACCGTTTGCCACGTTTTCGCGGCGGTGCTCTTGATGCGCGTGGCAATGGTCAGGCGTTAGCAGAATTTGCCCGGCAGAAGTACGGTGCCGATCTGATTGCTGAGGTGATGCTTTCACAAGGCTGGTACCGTGACAATATGCCTGTATTAAAAATTCAGTTTGAAGATCGAACCCTACTCATTCCCAAACACCGCGACATTCTGGATGACCTGCGCGGCCTGAAGCTCAAGCAGGGAATCCCCAGCCCACCAGATAGTCGTCAGAACTCCGGCAGCGGTCAGCGCCATAATGATTCAGCAGTGGCATTGGCTTTAGCCCTTTTTGCCAGAAATTCAATTGAAAGCGTACCTTGGGAGCCTCCTGTAACAGCAGGGACCTCTTACTCCTCAATGCTGACACAAGGATTCAAATTATGA